GAGGATGATCGACGCCTTCCTGTCGGTCGGCAAACTTAAAGCGACCGCAACCGTCGCTCAGCTCGACAGAGACGGCGCCAGGGTCATctccatgaatggattggagtagAAACTAGAGAGGTACCTTTCTTATCTCTGTGTATTGATTGAACATGTTCTTTGTGATTCTTGTGTCGTAGATGTTTCCCAACTCAATGCCGAATTAGTTTGTTATATGGATACTTCGTTTTCGGTTCTATGGAGTACTTGTTTTGAATTCCTAATAAATGTGTGAAAGGAACATCTGGAGGTCGATTTAATGTGAACTTTCAAACGTATTATCAATCACTGTCTGTCTTGGACAGCAGTTTCACACCAACATGGCTATTTGTATCAGTCAAACCTTTTATGAATCCAAATACATGGGATCTTTAGCTTCTCCTTGTATTTAtcttagtgaacactatgccattGCCCATTTTCATAGTCATACTTGAGGTTTTGTTGTAAGTTGTGTCCAGTCCAAGGAGGCGCTAGTGATCAGAGTATAATTAGGGTGAATTGATCGTGTTCTCCACAGGGAAATGTGTACAAAAACTTTCAAATTTCTCAAAGCTAGATCAACAGAACTGAGAGGATAAAACTAGTAAACTGGCTGCAACACTGAACAAGTTAATGAACGCGCAAGTACCAAACAAAGGATGAGTCAGAAAGAACAAAATGGTCTGAAGCAGTAAAGTTTGAAGATTAGACACAGCACTAGTATCGaacaatttctcatgagtaatcaAGGTCAGGAATTAAGCAGGATAAAGTAACAAGACGAGCAGTAACAAACAGAGGTCTTTGCGAAATATTATCAAGCAACAAGCTCACGAGGTTCTGAAGATATGGATTCAGGCAGCTACACAGATTACAGGAAGCAGCAGTGATTTTCAGAGGGAAGAACAGTGCAGAACCGAGTGTTACATGTTGAAGGCATTTTAAGGAGATCTTGGGGATGGAGATAGTTGGGAACGAACTCGCTTCAGATCTCACTGACGCCCATCGCCCACTTTTCTCTCGTTCTGCCCCCTAACTCTAGCTGCCGTCCAATTACCCTTTTCTTTCTCCTCCTGATCTGATCTCTCCCCTGTTCTTTTTCCCATCTAGTCCCTCAAATACTTGGTTTAACACACGAGATGATTCCTTATTCTTTCATTTGAACGCTTGCTCCCTTTCTTGGAGTGTAAACAGGTCCAGTTCCTCAAATGCTTTGTTTTTGATGGATTTTGGTGCCTTTTCGTGCAAACCTACAAAAAACAGAGTACTGTAACATAGCTCGTTGGTGGCATTATGTATGCAGGATTTTAAGTTTCCAAAGGTTAAACATGCCAAAATTTAGATAAAAAGAGAAGAATTCTGTAAGAATGACAATAATATGTAGAGAGATCAGGTACTTTAGGGGCTTGGATCCTTGAACCAGCACAATTTTTTCTTGTTTACAGCTGTGTGGAGGAAGACTGCAGTTGTGCTTCGCTATCATGTATAAAATGCTGATTTCGATGTGCAACAGAACCATCAATAGTTTGAGCTTTTATGCTTGTTGGTACAGCATTTGCATGTGTGCAATACAATAATGGTACTTACTCTAGGATCGCTTTAGCGATGTAGTGATTGGATGTGTCATCGAGCAGCTATTGCTGAAAGTGAAAGATGACCAGTTGTCCACACATGTTTTCTCACTCTTGGCGATGTTGCCTACCTGTTCTTTCTTCGCCAATAATGAAACCAAAAATGGTTTAGATACAACAGGTTAGCCTTTGGGAGTACATTTATAGGATATTTACATTTCGAGTTATTCTGTGGATAGTTGTCTAGTCATCCTGTCTACCGTTTCATTATTACACGATTATGATAGCAGCCTTATGCAGCACGTGGCTTTTGACGAATAATGAATCTATTTTGTCTCATTTCTGACTCATGCGAGATATCTGCTTACACCCTGTTTCTTGTATCTGCAGGTTCCATTGCTCCGTTCCCATTTGTGTATCGGCCTGAGTTCTTTTTTCCATTGATCGCAATAAGCTGGTGTGATGTAGTCGAAATAGAGCGTTGCCGTTCGGCATGGTCCTTGGCAGAACAACAATGCGGTGCCAAATCTTGGCTTTGTTGTAATTTGGGTTCGTTTCTCACACTGGATGAATAAAATGTTGGTTGGTTTTGAGGTATATCCTGACCATAAATATTTGTTCATTCTCTTGGGTGTTGCTGAACATAATATTGGTGTGAAGGCTCACTTGAATAAATACTAGTTGTACATATATACTAATAGCAATCAATAGAAATTGATGAAGCACTAGCAATATACATACTAGCAAGCCTATACTTTCTTATATACTAGTACTAGCAATATACTAGGCGGCGAGGATGGACATGAAGACGGTGGACCAGGCGGTGAGGGCGAGGGCAGCGACGAGGTAGGTCCAGAGGAAGATGACCGAGCACTCCTCCTGTGCGACGTCGTAGAGCTGTGCCATGGTGCCGATGCTCATCGCGGGCGGCAGCGCGAACTGGAGCATCAGCACGTACTCGTACAGCGGGTCCGGCGGCAAGAAGCCGAGCACCCTCGCCGACCTCACCACCGCCACCCCGACCACCGGCAGGATCACGTACCGCACGCAGATGATGGCGGCGATCACCCACCGCGACATTGTCGTCTTGCGCATTCCTGCCAGACCATTTTTCAGTTTTCAGATGGCCTGAGACTGACAGACTGAGAGAAATAGATTCAGTTGTTGTTTACCTTTGGTGAGGTTGCCACCAAGGATGAGAATCACACAGGGGATGGTGCCATCTCTGCAAAACAAACAATGCCATAGTTTTTCAGTCAGGATGAGATGCACTGAATGTGTATGCAAACTGAACTGGGCAGGAGATTGCATCTTTACCCGAGCAGTTTGAGGGAGTCCTGGACGACTCGCAGCGGAGCGCTGTCGCCGATGAAGGCGGATCTCAGCCACGGCACCGTACCGACGGTGAAGCCCAGAACCTGCCATGGCAAATCAGTCAGCAACCAGCTCATTTCAGCTGCAGATCTCatttccttcttattcttctcaagTTGTGATGATGATGGCCACCAGATTCTTCTAACTTGGTCATGTTGAAAGGAACTAGCTCAACTTACCGCCCCGACGGTGGGCGGCGCCATGATCTCCTCGACGATCTGCTGTGCGCCCTGCTTCAGCTTCGCCCACAGGCTGTCGCTGCTCGTCATCTTGCCGCTCGACAGCAATGGCGTCAGTGCCGCCTGACAGAAAAATCCAACCAGGGTGGTCAGAAGTCGGCCTGGCCGGGAAATGCGAATCGTCTGCGGCTTACTGTGTGGTGTTGGTTCGACAAAGACGACGGCAGCGAGAAAGGCCTGCCCTCCTCGTTCCAGCTCGGCTCGTCTTCGTCTTcctcttttcctttctcctctggtCTGACGCTGACGATGACGGTGACACCGACGGAGTCCTTCTTGTTATGGTCATGAGCTTCGGCGGCAGCCTGGTCGGCGACCATCCTCCGGCATACCTCGCTGGACCGCTTCATGACGCCGTGCGTGTGCGTCCAGATGTACAGCCCGCCGAGCGCCATGGAGAAGGAGGCGTAGGAGAGGCCGATGCCGGTGCAgtcgccgccgaaggggttgccgTCCTCGCGGCAGACCGCGGGGATGACGATGAGGAGCAGGTTGCCGAAGTTGGCGGCGGAGCAGGATGCGACGACCAGCCCACGGAGGTGCGGCGGCGGCCTGAGGACGAGCACGGCCAGCCACCCCAGGACCCCGCCGGCGAAGAAGACGATGCCGATGTTCACCGGCATGAACCACCTTGGATTATATGTATGTCAGCTGGCTGGTTGATCAAGAATTGAACATGAATGAGAGAGTGGGATGCAGACCATGAGAGTGCGTCCTGGAGGGTGACGGTGGAGGCGAGGCTGGCGAGCAGGAGCGCCGGGGTGAAGACGGCGTAGACGACGCGGTTGAGGTCGGCGCGGGCGGATGGGGCGAGGAGGCCGCAGCGCGGGGAGGCGAGGTAGGCGCCGAGGAGCGCGACGAGGAGCACCTCCACCACCGGCGTCGTGGCCACCGCCAGCAGCGACACGAACCCCATCTTACACTATAATATAtggtggatggatggatgcatCGGTGGTCTAGCTCTAGTCTAGTAAGGTAGAGTGAAGATGATCGGAGGTGGGCATTTATCCTTGATTCATGGACCGGTCGAAGATCTGTAGAAGCGGGCGGCGTCGATGATGATGGTGAGGTTGTTGGCGCCATCATGAGATTCAGATCGGCCAACCAATGATTCGACCCATGCATGTCTTCGAGGACAGACAGTCACGTACTCTTACTACTGCGCCGCATATGCATGGTCTGTACTCACCTCCATCAAAGAGTCGGAAAAGCTGCGCCACGAGAGAATTAATCTGTTGTGGTTAGATCATCTTCAATAGAAGATGCAAATTTAGAGATGTAAAACAGAAATTTACATCTCTAACACGTGCTTTTTGCATCTTCCAA
This genomic stretch from Hordeum vulgare subsp. vulgare chromosome 6H, MorexV3_pseudomolecules_assembly, whole genome shotgun sequence harbors:
- the LOC123403937 gene encoding protein PIN-LIKES 7-like, whose translation is MGFVSLLAVATTPVVEVLLVALLGAYLASPRCGLLAPSARADLNRVVYAVFTPALLLASLASTVTLQDALSWWFMPVNIGIVFFAGGVLGWLAVLVLRPPPHLRGLVVASCSAANFGNLLLIVIPAVCREDGNPFGGDCTGIGLSYASFSMALGGLYIWTHTHGVMKRSSEVCRRMVADQAAAEAHDHNKKDSVGVTVIVSVRPEEKGKEEDEDEPSWNEEGRPFSLPSSLSNQHHTAALTPLLSSGKMTSSDSLWAKLKQGAQQIVEEIMAPPTVGAVLGFTVGTVPWLRSAFIGDSAPLRVVQDSLKLLGDGTIPCVILILGGNLTKGMRKTTMSRWVIAAIICVRYVILPVVGVAVVRSARVLGFLPPDPLYEYVLMLQFALPPAMSIGTMAQLYDVAQEECSVIFLWTYLVAALALTAWSTVFMSILAA